The Phragmites australis chromosome 1, lpPhrAust1.1, whole genome shotgun sequence genomic interval TACTAAGTagccttttttgtttcctctctTCAGGCTGGTTATTTGTGGTATGAATATATTTACAAGCTAGACAAACTCACGTACAACAAGTACCATCCCTACACATCATGGATTCCTATCACGTGCGTACACAAGAATGCTAATCAAAATCAATACGGTATTTGCagaatttttcagatatattttaCAGTTTAAACATTAGCACTGTTTTTCTTTCAGTGTATATATCGCCTTACGTAATTGCACCCAGCAGCTGAGGAGTGCCTCTTTGACTCTTTTTGCGTAAGTATTAAGTTTTATTATCAAGTGGTTTAGATGCTTTATTGTAGAGTGCACATTCTCACTTCTGAGCACTTAACCTGTTTTTTTGCTGTCAGTTGGCTCGGCAAGATCACACTAGAGACCTATATCTCTCAGATCCACATTTGGCTCAGGTACGATGCCtagtttttgttttcagtatgtGTTTGTGTCTATGACCAACCATACTTCGAAGTAGTCATCTTATACTTGCCATGCATATGGTTAAATACGCAAAGTAATTCAAAGTATGTTAATACTGTATTCCTTTGAGAACATGAAAGTGTCTTGTTCTGTAGCAACAAGATATTCCTTTTGGGCTTATAAATTATGTTACTTTTGGATTTTATGAACGAAACGACCTTCCAATTTCTTCGTTGAACTTTCATGTTCTACTTGTGATAAAAGTATAAAACTTCATTACCAATGTTCCTAGTGCTCAAACAGGTAGCCCGTCACATCTTGAGTTCCAAATAAGCTTTGCTGGTTTCGCTTGTGGAAACAGAATATAATCTCACCTACAAATTTCATTTTGGGGCCTTTATGCTACTTACTAGTTACTACCAATTTCACTTCTTTCATGTAAGCAGAATATAGCATCTGGAAATTGAAATGGGTAAAAGTGCCATATTAACCTGTTTTTCAGTTAGCTCAAAAGATCAGATGAGTCACAATCATAGCTGTCACTGGCCTAGTGTTTGCCGGTAGCAGACTGATAACCTCCAATAATGATGGAAATAGGTTATTCACCTTATCACCTAGCAGTAACCAAATCAATATAGGGTTTTTAGTACTTCAGGTCAAAGTTGTCTATGAATATGATACCAGGCAAACCCTTGTTGGGCCAAGCTCCTATTCCAGCCTATGCCATGGAGAAGCCTTTCGTCATGCAGTTGTCGAATCCGTGCAGCTTCTATTCGCTGAGTGTTGGTGCCCTGGATATGCTGAACATAATATGTCATCCATTCCCATTTTGATGCCCTGGCTGATACCAGTAAAAACTGGCAACTGTACCATAGAAATTTAGATCCTTGTTGAAACGTTGAACAGAGCCACAACTTTTCTTTGTTACTTTGGCTATGAACTATGCAAAAGGAGACATGCTAATTTTTCAAATAAAGTTGGTGCTTCCTGTCAATATGTTGTAGCTCCTTTCGGTTTTTGTTCTTGGTTCTTCCTGTCAAGATGTTGGAGCTCCTTACAGTTATTGACGATTTCTCTTATTCATACAGGTCTAGCATGCCTAATGGGCAGCCAAAATGGCTTCTATCTTTCATTCCGGGCTACCCAATGCTCAACTTTATGCTTGTAACAGCAATATACCTTCTTGTATGTAAACACACTTGAATTTTGATTCATTCAAAAAGAATCATCAGGAGTACTCATTTCATTGTTTATACTGCAGATATCGTACAGAGTGTTTGAGCTAACAAACGTCTTGAAGACAGCTTTTATTCCCAGTAGAGACAACAATCGTCTATATCAAAATTTTGTTGCTGGGATCGCCATCTCTGTATGTCTGTATTTCTGCTCGGTTATACTTCTCAAAATTCCAGTTGTATAGGTAAATGCTCAATCCTCAACAGGTAGCCTAGTCAACGCACCTGACGTCACACCTGAAGTTCAAAATTATTTGTTGCATTTCCAGAGAAAAAAATGCCAAGAACATGATCTTGGTACAAGGTCACTTCTGTGGAATGTTGTCTTCCTAGGATGATCAGCCCTTGCCTCGATTCCACTTTACCGTTGGAGTAAATAGACTCCAAAAGGAAGAGGCTCATCAAGGTATCTTGGAAATTGACATGCCTGAGTTCAGATTTAGGAGgccattttttgtttctctttacAAATTATTGTACACAATTAGGCAATCGGTACATTCTTCTGGGAGTTGTAACAGCTGGTTGTACTTGTGATTCTTACGTGTTACAAATGCATAAGAAATTTCTGTTACATCGAAGTTTCTTTCTTCTCAAGGATAGAATGGTAGATTCGTTTACTGATGTAATTTGTAGAACAGCTACTTTTTTATGTATTACATAAATCTATACAAATGATAACATGTTGTTCATTACTCTCACCTTATTTTTAGATGCTCCGTAGATGTCTTGTTGAGCCTGGTGGAGTTCCCTTGTTCTGAGAAAATCAGTGGCCCGGACTACGCACAGTTACAGTCTTACAGATTCAAAAGTCACGCTAGCACTGCATAGTTACTAGTAAATGGTAACCCTAATTCCCTAAAGTTCCGCATCTTCCGAGCGGAATGCCGTCATGTTCAAGAGCCGATCAGTCACCCCTGCAGCAAAATAGGCGAACAGCTCTGGTTGACTTCTGCGATGGCGTCAGCGAacccgccccgccgccgccacaccCCCAGCGACCGTAGAGCCCGCGCGGAGAGGCGCACTCCCACTCGGACTTGCCCACCTCGACGGCTCTACCTGCCCGTACGCCACCACCAAAAAGGGCCCTGGCGCTGTGGTTCATTGAACCTGGCCTTTCGATGCCCCCAAGGCCAAGCCGGCAAGAGGCACCTCCTCCGATTCCGTTCTGCGGTCCCGCCCGCTGCTCTTCGTCCACCCCTTCGCCCATCCAAAACCACACGCGGCGAAGAATTGCTCAGCTCTCTCGGTGGGCGACCCCGTATAAAACCGACCCGTCCCGCCTTGCGTCCACTCCCGCACCGCCATCGCCATGGCTCTCGTCGTCCGGACGCCTCGCTTCCAGCTCCCGCCCGCTTCTATTTCCACCACCACAACCGCATCCacctccctcgccgccgccggcgcaaGGCCCTGCGCTGGAGCcgtccgcgccgccgcctcacCCTTCACCgaggccacctcctcctcacgctACCGCCGCGACTCCTGGTCCTATGCCGCCGACGGCTACTccaactcctcctcctcatcctctgatGCGGTcgctgcagcggcggcggcggcggcggcgtctggCCGCCGGGACGACGAGATCGCGCTCCAGCTGCCGGAGCTGCGGAGGCTCCTGGACGCGCTGAGGACGTCCAGGGGGAGGGGCGCAGAGGgggagggtggcggcggcgggcccgGCAGGGTGGCGCTGGTGGGGACGGGGCCCGGGGACCCCGAGCTGCTCACGCTCAAGGCGGTCCGGGCCATCGAGTCGGCGGACCTGGTGCTCTACGACCGCCTGGTGTCCAACGATGTGATGGACCTGGTCGGGGAGGGCGCAAGGCTGCTCTACGTCGGCAAGACGGCGGGATACCACAGCCGCACCCAGGTGAGAAAGACTGTTCTTTCCCTTCGGTTTGGATCAGTTGAAGTTGGAAATGCCAATTATCTATTTGCGTTTGCAGTTCCTAGTAGTACATTTTTTACAATGACAACTTTCATGAAGCAAAACAGAGCATGCCATATGGCTGTCTGAAGAAAACAGAGAATTGGGGCGACCTCAGCTTAGGATTTTGTACCTTTTCTTCCCCTTGTTGGTATTGCAAGATTGATGTCTGATTGATGCAATGTAGGAGGAGATCCACGAGCTGCTACTGAGCTTTGCGGAGGCTGGTGCCAATGTGGTGCGCTTGAAAGGCGGTGATCCTCTGGTAATATGTCGCTCTTGTTTGCTTTAGCACCAGAGGATTCATCTGCCACTTCCAGTTGTTAGCCTGGCTTGAATGTTAAACAGGTTTTGGAAATATGGCTATTGGTTTTGTCATGTTTTGTCATCGGGGACTATTTTTTAGAATCAAAGCAACAATTCATCCTTGTTAACATGTTAATGTCAGTGATCAGGCTTTTGGTTTTTCAAGCGATAAATTCATATAACTGATACTGATCAGTATGATATCGTCAATACATTATGGTTGTGACTTGTTACTCGATCAAGTTAGCAAATCATAAAAGTGGAAAGCAAGGCTGATCCTTTTTAAGTTACTGTCTGACCTTTTACATGAAGTTCTTAAACTTGGAGTAAATAAGATTAGTAGGATGGAGAAATATCAAGCATTGTAGACGATGAACCCTGTCCTTATTAAATGTCCAATTATCGATGCAGAAATACTTCTCAGTGAAATAACCTGGCATAAATCGATAAAAACAATGAACGATGTTCTGTGCTTAAGATGTATAGTAGTAAAAAACAGGAAGAATAGAGGGGCCATGGAGCCTCCTGCAAttgtatttttctaaaaataatagaGGCAAGGAAGTAGTATCAGTATTGGGTATTTTATTATATTCAAACAGAGCTAGTGTCTACTCTAGCAGAGAACTCATTGTCATTTCATATGTACTTTTACCTTGGAGGGGTATATTCATGGGCATAAACTTACTTTGGCATTCCTTTCAGGTCTTTGGAAGGGGTGGAGAAGAGATGGATTTCCTACAGCAGCAAGGAATTAGAGTTGAAGTTATCCCAGGTATTAAGAAGTCCATTATGGAAACTTGGATAATTTGGAATGTTGTTTGGCACCAGTTATGAACTACTTGGATCCAAATTCTGCAGGAATTACTTCTGCTTCCGGAATTGCTGCAGAGCTAGGCATTCCACTAACCCATCGGGGTATTGCTACCAGGTAACATTAGCATTTTACACTCCTATCTTTTTCATTATGTGTCCAAGATATTTTGCCCTTTATATAAAACTCTTTCTTCAAAATGGCTTTTGCGCTTCACCATAACTGATCATTTTTCTTTTCGGATCTGCAACACTTTTTCAAATGCATCTTAGTTGGCATGCCTTTTTGTTTTATACTGAACATTATCTCTAGAGTTGAGGCTTGATTTTTACTAGTTTACTTGCTTATACTCAAATGCTTGCCTTTTCCATGACCATATGTGTACACACTGCACAGTCAAAGTGCTTGATATTATTGACTGCATTTGTTTATCGCTTTGTTCTGATGTGCTATGGGTAATGAGGTATAAAAAATGCCTCACTGAAAGATTGAGTGACACTGCCATGCCAAGAAGCTAAAATATTTGGCTTTGTAGCCTCTTGCATTGCTATATGAACGGAAAGGAACTAGTTCATTTCTGACATTGTATTCAGCAAATGACACATTGTACTTCATGAGTGCTTAGCAGGATATTCTTTGATATACAATCTTTGTTGCAGTGTCAGATTTTTAACTGGGCACTCTAGAAACGGTGGGACAGATCCTCTATATGTGGCAGGGAATGCAGCCGATCCAGACACTACTTTGGTTGTGTACATGGGTTTGTCAACACTGCCATCTCTTGCTCCAAAGTTAATGAAGCACGGCCTTCCGCCAGATACCCCTGCTGTCGCAGTAGAGCGTGGGACTACCCCTCAACAACGAATGGTACTGACTCATAGGTCCTCACCAACTAAACTGTGTTTAACCTTACTTTGCCATGCTGAATGTTTCTTATGCTGTAGGTGTTCGCATTGTTAAAGGATCTTGTGGATGAAGTCAAGTCAGCTGATCTagtttctccaactctaataATTATTGGGAAAGTGGTAGCTTTGTCACCCTTCTGGGTTGAGTCATCTGAACATGATGCGCTGAAGATTGAGAACTCGTATACAACTGAGGCAAGATGATATCAGCATTTCCTTAATTAAGTGCTTGGGCAATTCTTGAGTGCTGCAATATTCCTGATATGAGCAGTTCCGACTGAGATCTCAGGTGTTCTGATCTGGTTTAGTTTAGGTCTTTAGGACATGCCAGCACAGCTTTGACCTGGTGTACCCTGAACATTTCAGGAAGCACAGTTTCTGAATGATGTATGGTAGCTTTACACAAGAAGCTCCTAACAGCCTCAGAACAGGATTACACTTGAACTGACGGTTATTTGGCTTATTCTACCTGAGTGCTACAAATCTTCGGCTTACTTGAGTTTAGCAACAGTTGTGTACTTCTGTAATCTTTGGTGGGAGGTGGTGTCAGTTTTTCCCCAGTACTGTTTTTTGTTGAAGGGGTCATTCCTGGAGCGGTGGAGCCTCAGTAATGTATGTCTTTCAGTCCTTCCTCAATAACTTAAGGGCCATTTGAAGTGCAGAAATTTTACTGAAATTTCACACGAAATAGTTTTATTCTTGTGGAAATCAGGAAAAATTCTGTACCAAACGTGGCTAattgtatgatttttttaaataaataaattgtcTTTATGTGTGTTAGGCCTTAATAGAGTGCTAATCCATTAATTCTAGGCCTAAGATCGAACACACTAGTTTGCGGAAGTGTGGGACTGACCAGCGTTTGGGGTGCTTGGTGGCGGCTAGGAGCAGAGGTATGTTGTAGGTGTGATGATGTAGTAGTAGACGACACGATGTCGTTGAAGACGTTGTTTGTCGTGCAAGAGCCACTGGTGGTGAAGGCAGTGGTAGTGGTGACGATTGCGGTGGTCTTCACCCTATAATGACGCCCTTTAGGATCAAGTTATGATTTGGGGAGGTGGCTAGAGCagacatcaatctcatgaatCTCTTTTGCTGGACTCCATGTTCTGGTTTTATAGTGTCGCACGATGTGGGGGCGCAACAACAGACGTGGGACCGCAACCAAGATGAAGGTTGTTGCGCCCGCAATCAGGGCGCGTGGGATGGGTTCCCTCTTATTTTCTCAGTGATTAGTTAGAGACCGTTAGGGTGTTTGTTAAGATCAATTTCAATATTATTCCTATTGATCGTAAGGCTAATATCATAAGCCCACTCTTAATGAAATAACACACCAAGGCAAAATATTACAATAGCTAATGAAATACCATTGAAACCCAAATACCTATAGTGCACCACTCCATCTTGAAATGGATATTCGTTATgcttaatgggagttggtttgctttATGGTCATCTTATCCAGAATCGtaggctttccaataaccccTTTGCGGCAacataatcatgaaaaatatggggtgataagcctttagtgagcgcTGTCATAAGCATTAACTCGGTATTTATATGCTTTACACTGATGGTTTGATTCtgaattctatctttcacaatatAATACTTAATGTCGATATATTTGACAGTACCACTCAACTTAGAAAAGCTACGTAAGTGGTTTTAAAATGCTGCTTACCACCCTTAATCCGGGTATTAAGCTCTTTAGCCATACAGTCTGCCCGGTTGCCTcgtaacatgctacaaactcagtTTGCATTGATGACGATACTGTAAGTGTCTGCTTGGAGTTTTTTCATGAGATAGCTCCTCTGACGAGAGTATGAATATAACATGTCGTGGTTTTTCTCAGTATCCACTTACCTCGCAAACAAATTCTTAAATATAAGCATGTAGtacttagtgccttgcaaatagcaaAGGACATTCTCaacggctttccagtggtccAGTCCTAGATTTGATTGATGTCTGCCAAGTATCTTGGTTATGAAAACTAAATCAGAGCACGTACATAATGCTTCTGATAGTTGAAGCATAAAAGAACAGACTTAATCTGATCAGCTTCATGATGGTACCTTAGACATCGTATATTAAAATGTCTCAAACTTATcacccttaacaataggagcaggcgaGACAGAGTACTCatatatattgtatttctttagtactctaTCAATATATGCCTTTGAACCTATCTCAGTGAATATTATTATAAAGGATGCAAGAAGCTTCACTGAGATTCTTCTTataactaagatggtgaatttctCCTTTTAAACTTTACTTAAATGCAATTATCAATTTCCTTATGATttgaaccaaaaccaaaacattACTTAAATGTTGTCAATTTCCTTATTATTGTCAATCGCTTCTCTTTTGAGtgttgctttgaacctttcgatgttttCCCTTAGAGGCATACTTTGTTTTGTAGATCCATTTATAGCCTACTGTTTTAGTTCTGTTGAGAGTTTCTACTAAGTCTCATTCATCATTATTGCTCAAACTTTAGGCGAACATTCTTTATACGAGTTGGTATCTTCTgggactgctgaggctcatTGTTAGGTGCTCCATTAGGAATTCTAGAAACCTCaacagccccccccccctcatttATGCAATGGTCAAAGTTAGAAGAGTCTAAAGGGTGGAGAAACAATTCCTTTATGAGACGttctattctccccctcgaaacgCGGTGAAAAAGTCAACTCCACAATTTCGAATAAGTCTTGTTATTCACATCACAAACATTTAGAAATATCAAGAACTAATTCAGAGAAAACAAGACtaataatttttgaatttaaacttaatGATACACTTATTATCCTGAAATTACATTAATAACCACAATCATCCAACGAAGAAACTAAAATAAGATTCCTCCTGATGTAAGAAACATAAAAGCATTATTAATGGAGTTTCTTCTTAAATTTATAATCCCCTTAGAATTTTTCTCTTGCTGGAGCCGTTAACATGATACACATAATCTTTATTTTCGACCCTTAgtctctcctcctcttgggcacacatcgtgatcaagtcgctcatggtCACTTCTCCTTCTGAGTGTTGTAATGGATCTTAAATGGAGTACACTCAGGAGGTAGAGAGGTCATAATAAAACGAACAAAAAAATCCTTAGAGATCTCCATGTCCATACCCTTAAGCTTACCAGCCATGTCATTCATCATCATAATATGTTCTCTTATACTATCGGACCCATCATACTTAGTGCTAAAAAATCTTTGAATGAGCATACTGGTATAAACCTTAGAGGTGtctttgaattgctcctccatgGACGCTAGTTACGTCTTAGCAATATCAGAGTCAaggattgctccccttatccTAACTAATATAGAGTTCTTGATAATCAATAGAGACAAAATGGTTcgaccgctcccacttctcagcAATAGCATCATAAGTTTTATTAAGTTCATCATAATTCTCAACGCCAACGGCGGGAGCAGTGGGAATGTTCACCCTGAGTGCATAATCAAGATCtaaaacatcaaggataactATTACTTTAGTTTTTCAAGCAAGAAAATTATTCCCCATGAGATGCTCTATTGCCATCAATTGTGATGGCAatagaggaagcgttaagagctgAAGGGGAAAGATTGAGTCGGATTAGAACATTATCATGAGGTAAATATTTGCACAAAATTAACCCTACACCgatctgattaaaatcatgcaaaacaCACAAAAGTTTAATTCCAGTCCGTATCAACGTTAggcaaaaaatagaaaagaattttttaataaaagaatACATAAATGGCACATAATCGCAATCAACATTGATAAGTAAGGAATTATGGATGTAAATAAAATTAATCATACAATTTAGTACATGACCACAAACAACGTTGGTTAGTATGCAACCACagccaaaataacatcaaaattCTCTAAGTAAAATTTCCCGTTGGTTCCGATTTACTCAGagaaatatttataaattttggtGCATAAAATGTCATTATTTGTGCCTCGTTAGTTAATTAATCCAGTgcataaaagaaaaacattaagtTCACTGAAAAAATTCTAGTGCATTAAACATTATTTATTTTGGCCATCGTGAATTTGTAcatcataaattatttatttggtctattatcataaaaaattcgaATGCATGAAGGAAAAACATTATAAATCATTAGACAAATTACTTCAGTGAAGTAACCTTAAATTTTGtctcattaaaaaattatttattttaggTCATAATCATTAATTAATCCAGGGCATAAAAGAAATCCTTAAAATTTACTGGAAAAcacattaaaataaaaaagccCAGAGCTAGCCTTTCGGCCCCAAAATTGAGCTGGCCCACCATTATCACCTCGCGCATGCGAGCTCACGCACACGCGCCTATGCTCGGCCCGCCAGCGCAGGATGTGGCCCATATGTGTGGGGCACGATCCGGTCTGATCAACGCCGTCACGAGCCCATCAACTTCATATTTGGCCCA includes:
- the LOC133916370 gene encoding S-adenosyl-L-methionine-dependent uroporphyrinogen III methyltransferase, chloroplastic, with amino-acid sequence MALVVRTPRFQLPPASISTTTTASTSLAAAGARPCAGAVRAAASPFTEATSSSRYRRDSWSYAADGYSNSSSSSSDAVAAAAAAAAASGRRDDEIALQLPELRRLLDALRTSRGRGAEGEGGGGGPGRVALVGTGPGDPELLTLKAVRAIESADLVLYDRLVSNDVMDLVGEGARLLYVGKTAGYHSRTQEEIHELLLSFAEAGANVVRLKGGDPLVFGRGGEEMDFLQQQGIRVEVIPGITSASGIAAELGIPLTHRGIATSVRFLTGHSRNGGTDPLYVAGNAADPDTTLVVYMGLSTLPSLAPKLMKHGLPPDTPAVAVERGTTPQQRMVFALLKDLVDEVKSADLVSPTLIIIGKVVALSPFWVESSEHDALKIENSYTTEAR